Proteins from a genomic interval of Lolium perenne isolate Kyuss_39 chromosome 1, Kyuss_2.0, whole genome shotgun sequence:
- the LOC127321173 gene encoding replication protein A 70 kDa DNA-binding subunit C: protein MDAPQLTPGAVKEIWDLPDGPGNIKPVLQVADLRPVTTKSAAAAAAAAAKQSERFRLLLSDGVHSQQSMLSTDHNHLVRDGSLRVGSIVHLQDITCNTIQKRRIIIVVKLDVLRSECDMIGTPKIYEKKIPEGQGPNLPANSAQANSGIYSGAPGMLGNAGSERVEQVANNLSYGAPYNGVHGPVNPSIGQTVEPVPNNVLSDGSYGTLSAQNTMNVNAVQPNAQRPILNSHQNQRFAVPGTGGSSGPSGNIYGRSAQSSYQQPAPAYRNSGPVARNEAAPRAIPISALNVYQNTWTIKARVTAKSHVKHFTNAKGPGKLFSFDLLDAHGGEIRAVCFSSIARYDQFYDLIEVDKVYLISRGALRPAKKQFNNLNNDYEINLDNTSSIEVCSGDDSSIPRQQFNFREISEIANMDKGSMVDLLGVVTSVSPSSTFMRKNGVETQKRVLQLKDMSRCSVEITMWGDFCNAEGQQLQSLCDSGLNPVLALRSGLVGDFNGKSVGTISSTLLKVNPDFSDAERLRQWYITEGENTACTSLSVGGMSSMGRTDARTTVRQIKDDNLGRSEKPDWITVMGTISNIITDTFCYPACTAEVNGTRCNKKVTNNGDGMWQGEKCDHSSPNCEYRYMLQCQIQDHTGTTTFATAFQDAGHDIIGLTAQDLFSMQHEDGEKFAGIIRQTRFELYIFKLKVKEETFSDEARVKATIVKAQKLDDTAKESRFLVGAIDNLLVDDGSGSVPGVNGAAAINTGFTSNSTYATNMGGPNQFGQQASLSARMASTPSATRFAQACAVCGSNEHSVQNCPAVAMDMQQPTASGITPNSYGGSSAGNANARSDLCYKCSQPGHYSRDCPGQQATSYAASAGNAGARSDLCYKCSQPGHYSRDCPGQQAASYGSSAGNANARSDLCYKCSQPGHFARDCPAQAGAPQRQGYGNGAASGGYSRQSYVGSS, encoded by the exons CCGGGCGCGGTGAAGGAGATCTGGGACCTCCCGGACGGGCCGGGGAACATCAAGCCGGTGCTGCAGGTGGCGGACCTGCGCCCCGTCACCACcaagtccgccgccgccgccgccgccgcggcggcgAAGCAGTCGGAGCGGTTCCGCCTCCTGCTCTCCGACGGCGTCCACTCGCAGCAGTCCATGCTCTCCACCGACCACAACCACCTCGTCAGGGACGGCTCCCTCCGCGTCGGCTCCATCGTCCACCTCCAGGACATCACCTGCAACACCATCCAGAAACGCAG GATAATTATTGTTGTCAAACTTGATGTTCTGCGAAGTGAGTGTGACATGATTGGGACACCCAAGATTTATGAGAAAAAAATACCTGAAGGACAGGGGCCTAACTTACCAGCCAATTCTGCTCAAGCAAATAGTGGAATCTATTCCGGTGCTCCAGGCATGCTTGGCAATGCTGGTTCTGAAAGGGTGGAGCAGGTTGCTAACAATCTGTCATATGGTGCACCCTACAATGGTGTTCATGGCCCAGTCAACCCTTCGATTGGTCAAACAGTCGAACCTGTACCTAACAATGTGTTGTCTGATGGATCTTATGGTACATTGTCAGCACAGAACACAATGAATGTCAATGCAGTGCAGCCAAACGCTCAGCGACCAATACTGAACTCTCATCAGAACCAAAGGTTTGCAGTTCCTGGTACAGGGGGGAGCTCTGGCCCTTCTGGCAATATTTATGGGCGTTCTGCACAGTCTTCGTATCAGCAGCCAGCTCCTGCATATAGAAATAGTGGACCTGTTGCTAGGAATGAAGCTGCCCCTCGTGCTATCCCGATTTCAGCATTGAACGTTTACCAAAATACTTGGACAATAAAGGCTAGGGTGACTGCGAAGAGTCATGTCAAGCACTTCACCAATGCGAAAGGTCCAGGAAAACTCTTCAGCTTTGATCTTCTTGATGCACATGGTGGAGAAATTCGTGCAGTATGCTTTAGTAGTATTGCGCGGTATGATCAGTTCTATGACCTAATTGAGGTTGATAAGGTGTACTTGATATCTAGAGGGGCGCTCAGACCCGCAAAGAAGCAGTTTAACAATTTAAACAATGACTATGAAATCAATCTGGATAATACAAGTTCTATTGAGGTTTGTTCTGGTGATGATAGCAGTATCCCTAGGCAGCAGTTCAATTTCCGAGAGATCAGCGAAATAGCTAACATGGATAAAGGCTCCATGGTTGATTTGCTAGGGGTTGTTACATCAGTTAGCCCTTCTTCTACATTTATGCGGAAGAATGGTGTGGAAACCCAGAAAAGAGTCCTTCAACTGAAGGACATGTCTCGTTGCAGCGTGGAAATAACCATGTGGGGTGACTTCTGTAATGCCGAAGGTCAGCAGCTGCAGTCACTGTGTGATTCTGGTTTGAATCCTGTACTTGCTCTGAGATCTGGCCTTGTTGGTGATTTCAATGGCAAATCTGTGGGCACAATCAGCTCAACCTTGTTAAAAGTAAATCCAGACTTCTCTGATGCTGAACGGCTGAGGCAGTGGTACATAACTGAAGGGGAAAACACTGCTTGCACTTCTTTATCTGTGGGTGGTATGTCAAGCATGGGCCGGACTGATGCCCGAACAACTGTTAGGCAGATCAAGGATGACAACTTGGGAAGATCAGAGAAGCCCGACTGGATCACTGTTATGGGTACAATATCGAACATCATCACAGATACTTTCTGTTATCCAGCTTGCACCGCAGAGGTTAATGGTACACGCTGCAATAAAAAAGTCACAAATAATGGTGACGGGATGTGGCAAGGCGAGAAATGTGATCACAGCTCTCCAAATTGTGAGtacaggtacatgctccagtgtCAAATCCAGGATCACACTGGGACTACTACGTTTGCAACTGCATTCCAGGATGCTGGCCATGACATAATTGGCCTCACAGCGCAGGACCTTTTCAGTATGCAACATGAAGATGGGGAAAAATTTGCAGGAATCATAAGGCAGACCCGTTTTGAGCTATACATATTTAAGCTGAAAGTCAAGGAAGAAACATTTAGTGATGAAGCGCGCGTGAAAGCCACTATAGTTAAGGCTCAAAAACTGGATGACACGGCAAAAGAGAGTCGCTTTCTTGTGGGAGCTATTGATAACCTTTTGGTGGATGATGGCTCAGGCTCAGTTCCTGGGGTGAATGGTGCTGCTGCTATTAACACTGGTTTCACATCTAACAGCACGTATGCCACGAACATGGGTGGCCCAAATCAGTTTGGGCAGCAAGCGAGCTTGTCTGCCAGGATGGCTAGTACGCCATCGGCAACACGATTTGCACAGGCTTGTGCTGTTTGTGGGTCCAATGAGCACAGCGTGCAGAATTGCCCTGCAGTGGCCATGGATATGCAGCAACCAACAGCAAGTGGCATCACGCCTAATTCCTACGGTGGGTCCTCGGCTGGCAACGCAAACGCCAGATCAGACTTGTGCTACAAATGCAGCCAGCCTGGGCACTACTCTAGAGACTGCCCAGGGCAGCAGGCCACCTCGTACGCTGCTTCGGCTGGCAACGCTGGTGCCAGATCAGACTTGTGCTACAAATGCAGTCAGCCTGGTCACTATTCTAGAGACTGCCCAGGGCAGCAGGCTGCCTCCTACGGCTCTTCAGCTGGCAACGCCAATGCCCGGTCAGACCTGTGCTACAAGTGCAGTCAGCCCGGGCACTTTGCCAGAGACTGTCCGGCGCAGGCTGGTGCCCCCCAGCGCCAGGGTTACGGAAATGGCGCCGCTTCAGGAGGATACAGCAGGCAGTCCTATGTCGGTAGTTCCTGA